The following proteins are encoded in a genomic region of Sphingopyxis sp. YF1:
- a CDS encoding autotransporter domain-containing protein, with translation MKYSLLCASALCGSLVLVQPAQAACTTSTDGQKTVACSGSTASTVALGSDVDRFTNDGDIAVSLGLAVTAGTNTGDFTNSGTITSTSNQIYSVKIDGFREGAVFTNSGSITTGSNGASAVAIGSSSTVRNSGLIAALPGSGNSIGLLTDGGGDIINLVDGEIRGGFAGVRALGQTKLVNAGTIAGANGALLGAGSTLDNSGSMTGSSNAVAITSDGTVINREGGELIGTGIAAAVLLQSGSNAVINAGRIDTTGTSFGSAATVVILRSSADKSSTLLNTATGVIGHQGQDSGDDAILGSGGALSIANAGLIHADISLNGGGAARTVLNGYDLAGNAVAGPGRIEGDLYFNGSDDTVSVRNRGTIIGDIYLGEGVNELFNSGTIEGRISDVGDAVNHIVLAGTLNGEGVFGGTTTLEVSGVLNGSIVLGGNDDTVIVDGALTITGENSINVGGGGGDMVIYRGDTGSVDAWRVNAEKLVKDGGGTTILGSEGATFLGGVTVADGTLVFGTDRAADEIVGDATIGARGVYRLGGTHLGAVSIAEGGILLGTGRIGDGRFAEHTLMNAGIVAPGTAAGALGTLTVLSDYTQTATGRLDIELGAPGLSDVLEVRGVANLAGTVNFIPLDLADTSAYTFLTYGSHTGQFDRIGGGGLFFSYSVDYLADRAVVNVVKSTPTPTPTPTGCTPGDPAPGTTVVCKPPISGQYVFTPDDLTVSVEGLLETAVDGAMIGTRGGNAVVKILAGAGIVNSRENSGALDVSGANLRVLNDGVLDAAGGADAAPVVVLAPAEGTRAYLRNADGARIGHDGRSTPATAIFADMVVGATPGEIAIENDGAIYGDLDLSRAARALVDNGFVIDSATQTAGRRLIDGNIKTGAGNDELRNNGTITGTIDAGAGDDVILNYPDAVIGGTVRLGDGDDIYSQEAGRLGGALDMGDGDDLVEFGGSIGGSVTLGAGDDALGIYGAADLAAGATIDGGAGVDTLVFAGNTGTWDASRFAGIETLGKQGGGTSVITGNWALGPDAVTSVVDSGILELAANAELSTAVEVAARGTFLVNGLVRDSVTITEAGGIVGGSGAIGTAIDLAGGRKANLVNGGIVAPGGLRVGSEFGTLTVFGDYVQNAAGELHIELGAPGVSDLLDVRGAASLDGAVQFIPLDAGALGPYTFLKAAGGVNGQFAQVNPDEQLAQQGIFFTYAVDYSVANQVSVNVTRTQTTPTPTPTPTPTPTPTPTPTPTPTPTPTPTPTPTPTPTPTPTPTPTPTPPLELNLNANQQAVFDAFGSSGVFTSDLAGVRAELNWIDPSKAGAALGTFSGEIYADTPAIAAEAGSEFVRLVGNRMTDARSGRSEPGERWHGMNVWAQAIGNIGDVDGTVAAAGYDRQVGGLAIGVDAELGAETRMGLAAGWSTGDAKQAQTASRVDVDSYHVGAYATAGFGQGFLDAQASYAHHDLDVSRTLSTGMSSRTATGNVSANEIRGSIKLGANFGSGKVDFRPFASLGYARVHQGGLTERGAGDAGLVVGKSRFKAATGSLGFELQGNLGADGRIHPYADLALAHDFERDGREVTNRLIGGGSAFRITGVRPGRTAGIANIGVIGTLGSAQFRIGYGLEVRERMEAHTLSGGITFRW, from the coding sequence ATGAAATACAGCCTTTTGTGCGCTTCCGCGCTCTGCGGAAGCCTTGTTCTCGTGCAGCCTGCCCAGGCAGCCTGCACGACATCGACCGACGGCCAAAAGACCGTGGCGTGCAGCGGCAGCACCGCTTCGACCGTGGCCCTTGGGTCCGACGTCGATCGCTTCACCAACGACGGCGATATCGCCGTCTCGCTTGGTCTCGCGGTCACGGCCGGTACGAATACGGGCGACTTCACCAATAGCGGCACCATCACATCGACCTCCAACCAGATATATTCGGTCAAGATCGACGGATTTCGCGAAGGTGCGGTCTTCACCAACAGCGGCAGCATTACCACGGGAAGCAACGGCGCGTCGGCGGTCGCGATCGGCAGCAGTTCCACGGTCCGCAACAGCGGCCTGATCGCCGCACTCCCGGGGTCCGGAAACTCGATCGGTCTTTTGACCGACGGCGGCGGGGATATCATCAACCTCGTCGACGGAGAGATTCGCGGCGGCTTCGCGGGCGTCCGCGCCCTCGGCCAGACGAAGCTCGTCAACGCGGGGACGATCGCGGGCGCGAACGGCGCGCTGCTCGGTGCCGGATCGACGCTCGACAACAGCGGAAGCATGACCGGCAGTTCGAACGCCGTCGCAATCACCTCCGACGGGACGGTCATAAACCGCGAAGGCGGCGAATTGATCGGGACCGGAATAGCGGCCGCGGTGCTGCTTCAGTCCGGCTCGAACGCGGTCATCAACGCGGGCAGGATCGACACGACGGGTACGTCGTTCGGCAGCGCGGCCACCGTCGTCATTCTGCGTTCGAGCGCGGACAAGTCGAGCACGCTCCTCAACACGGCGACCGGCGTCATCGGCCACCAGGGCCAGGATTCCGGCGACGACGCCATCCTCGGATCCGGCGGGGCACTGTCGATCGCCAACGCCGGCCTGATCCATGCGGATATTTCGCTGAACGGAGGCGGCGCAGCGCGAACCGTGCTCAACGGTTATGACCTGGCAGGCAATGCTGTCGCCGGTCCCGGCCGTATCGAGGGCGATCTCTATTTCAACGGAAGCGATGACACCGTCAGCGTCCGCAACCGCGGCACGATCATCGGCGACATCTACCTCGGCGAGGGCGTCAACGAACTCTTCAACAGCGGAACCATCGAGGGAAGGATTTCCGACGTCGGCGATGCCGTCAATCATATCGTTCTCGCCGGGACATTGAACGGCGAGGGCGTTTTCGGCGGCACCACGACGCTTGAGGTGTCCGGGGTGCTCAACGGTTCGATCGTACTCGGCGGCAACGACGACACGGTGATCGTCGACGGCGCGCTCACGATCACGGGCGAGAATAGCATCAATGTCGGCGGCGGCGGCGGCGACATGGTGATCTATCGCGGCGATACCGGTTCCGTCGACGCCTGGCGGGTCAACGCCGAGAAACTGGTCAAGGACGGCGGGGGCACGACGATCCTTGGCTCCGAAGGGGCGACTTTCCTCGGCGGCGTCACCGTCGCCGACGGCACGCTGGTGTTCGGGACGGACCGCGCCGCCGACGAGATCGTCGGCGATGCGACGATCGGCGCCAGGGGTGTCTACCGCCTGGGCGGAACCCATCTCGGCGCCGTCAGCATCGCCGAAGGCGGAATCCTGCTGGGAACCGGACGCATCGGCGACGGCCGTTTCGCCGAACACACGCTGATGAACGCCGGAATCGTCGCGCCGGGCACCGCCGCGGGAGCGCTCGGAACACTCACAGTGCTCAGCGACTACACCCAGACCGCGACCGGCCGCCTCGATATCGAGCTCGGTGCGCCGGGGCTTTCCGATGTGCTCGAGGTTCGGGGGGTGGCCAATCTCGCCGGCACGGTGAACTTCATCCCGCTCGATCTTGCGGACACCAGCGCTTACACTTTCCTGACCTATGGGTCCCACACCGGCCAGTTCGACCGGATCGGCGGAGGCGGCCTGTTCTTCAGCTATTCGGTCGATTATCTCGCCGACCGCGCGGTCGTGAACGTCGTCAAATCGACGCCGACCCCCACGCCGACGCCGACAGGCTGCACGCCGGGCGATCCCGCACCCGGGACGACCGTGGTCTGCAAGCCGCCGATCAGCGGGCAATATGTCTTCACACCGGACGATCTCACCGTCAGCGTCGAAGGCTTGCTCGAAACCGCCGTCGATGGCGCGATGATCGGGACAAGGGGCGGCAATGCGGTCGTCAAGATCCTCGCGGGCGCAGGAATCGTGAATAGCCGCGAGAACAGCGGCGCGCTCGACGTCAGCGGCGCCAATCTCCGCGTCCTCAACGACGGCGTCCTCGACGCGGCGGGCGGCGCGGATGCCGCGCCGGTGGTGGTGCTGGCGCCCGCCGAGGGGACACGCGCCTATCTTCGCAACGCCGACGGCGCGCGGATTGGTCATGATGGCAGATCGACGCCTGCCACGGCGATCTTTGCCGACATGGTCGTCGGAGCAACGCCGGGCGAAATTGCGATCGAGAACGACGGCGCGATCTACGGCGACCTTGATTTATCGCGGGCCGCCCGCGCGCTGGTCGACAACGGTTTCGTCATCGACAGCGCGACGCAGACCGCGGGACGGCGCCTGATCGACGGAAATATCAAGACCGGGGCCGGAAACGATGAACTGCGCAACAACGGAACGATCACCGGCACCATCGACGCCGGCGCTGGCGACGATGTCATCCTCAACTATCCCGACGCCGTGATCGGCGGCACTGTTCGCCTTGGCGACGGCGACGACATCTACTCGCAGGAAGCGGGACGTCTGGGCGGCGCGCTCGACATGGGCGACGGTGACGATCTCGTCGAGTTCGGCGGTTCGATCGGCGGGAGCGTCACACTCGGCGCCGGCGACGACGCCCTTGGCATCTATGGCGCAGCCGATCTGGCGGCAGGCGCGACAATCGACGGCGGCGCGGGTGTCGACACCCTCGTCTTCGCCGGCAATACCGGGACCTGGGACGCCTCGCGCTTCGCCGGTATCGAAACGCTCGGCAAACAGGGCGGCGGCACCTCTGTCATCACCGGCAACTGGGCGCTGGGACCGGATGCCGTGACCAGCGTCGTCGACTCGGGCATTCTCGAGCTTGCCGCCAATGCGGAGCTGTCGACGGCTGTCGAAGTCGCGGCGCGCGGGACATTTCTCGTGAACGGCCTTGTCCGGGACAGCGTCACGATCACCGAGGCTGGCGGCATCGTTGGCGGCAGCGGCGCGATCGGAACCGCGATCGATCTCGCGGGCGGCCGCAAGGCCAATCTCGTGAACGGCGGCATCGTCGCTCCGGGCGGTCTGCGGGTCGGGAGCGAGTTCGGCACCCTGACCGTGTTCGGCGACTATGTGCAAAACGCCGCCGGCGAGCTTCACATCGAACTCGGGGCGCCGGGCGTCAGCGACCTTCTGGACGTCCGCGGCGCGGCTTCGCTCGACGGCGCGGTGCAGTTCATACCGCTCGATGCGGGCGCCCTCGGCCCCTACACTTTCCTCAAGGCCGCGGGGGGAGTGAACGGGCAGTTCGCGCAGGTCAATCCTGACGAGCAACTGGCACAGCAGGGCATCTTCTTCACCTATGCCGTCGACTATAGCGTCGCCAACCAGGTCTCGGTGAACGTCACGCGGACGCAGACGACACCTACGCCTACGCCTACTCCTACTCCGACTCCGACGCCGACGCCGACGCCGACGCCGACGCCTACCCCCACACCAACCCCGACCCCCACTCCAACTCCGACTCCGACGCCTACTCCAACACCGACCCCCACGCCCACGCCGCCGCTGGAGTTGAACCTCAACGCCAACCAGCAGGCCGTGTTCGATGCCTTCGGTTCGAGCGGCGTCTTCACGAGCGACCTCGCCGGGGTTCGGGCCGAGCTCAACTGGATCGACCCTTCGAAGGCGGGCGCCGCGCTCGGCACCTTCTCGGGCGAGATCTACGCCGACACGCCCGCCATTGCCGCAGAAGCCGGAAGCGAGTTCGTGCGTCTTGTCGGCAATCGCATGACCGACGCCCGCTCGGGTCGCTCCGAGCCCGGCGAACGCTGGCACGGCATGAACGTCTGGGCGCAGGCGATCGGCAACATCGGCGATGTCGATGGAACGGTCGCCGCCGCGGGCTACGACCGACAGGTCGGCGGTCTCGCAATCGGCGTCGACGCCGAACTCGGCGCCGAAACCCGGATGGGCCTCGCGGCCGGCTGGTCGACGGGCGATGCGAAGCAGGCGCAAACCGCGTCGCGCGTCGATGTCGACAGCTACCACGTCGGCGCCTATGCGACGGCCGGTTTCGGTCAGGGTTTCCTCGATGCGCAGGCAAGCTATGCGCATCACGATCTCGACGTGAGCCGGACCCTCTCGACGGGGATGTCGAGCCGCACGGCGACGGGGAACGTCTCGGCCAACGAAATCCGCGGCTCGATCAAGCTGGGCGCGAATTTCGGATCCGGGAAGGTCGATTTCCGGCCGTTTGCGAGCCTCGGATACGCCCGCGTGCATCAGGGCGGGCTCACCGAGCGCGGTGCCGGCGACGCCGGTCTTGTGGTCGGAAAGTCCCGGTTCAAAGCCGCGACCGGAAGCCTCGGCTTCGAACTTCAGGGCAACCTCGGCGCCGACGGCCGCATCCATCCCTATGCCGATCTCGCGCTCGCGCATGACTTCGAACGCGACGGCCGGGAGGTGACCAATCGCCTGATCGGCGGCGGAAGCGCGTTCCGGATCACGGGTGTGCGTCCGGGCCGGACCGCCGGCATCGCCAACATCGGCGTTATCGGGACGCTCGGCTCGGCGCAGTTCCGGATCGGCTATGGCCTCGAAGTCCGCGA